From a single Aspergillus puulaauensis MK2 DNA, chromosome 2, nearly complete sequence genomic region:
- a CDS encoding flavin-containing monooxygenase (COG:Q;~EggNog:ENOG410PHTP;~InterPro:IPR036188;~PFAM:PF07992,PF13738,PF13450;~TransMembrane:1 (o237-257i)), translating to MTDYDVVIVGAGISGINAAYRLQTQLPHLSYAILEARDNLGGTWDLFKYPGIRSDSDLFTFGFSWHPWDQDNAIAEGPAIVNYLKRTTEKFGIDGHIQYGQRLRGADWSSSDNTWSLTVENTADEQMKTLSSRFVIFGTGYYDYQTPLQTEIPGLDTFGGQVVHPQFWPEDLDYSDKRIVIIGSGATAITLLPNLVEKAEHVTMLQRSPTYILALPNNRPITARIFPAFIARRLLRISWMITSRIFFLFCQAFPWLARSILRLRTKMLLPKDVPWDPHFRPSYNPWDQRLCVSPDGDFYKSLHSGKAAVKTDHISSVTPKGIQLKSGEFLGADMIVPATGLRLRIAGGASISVDGAPINLHDKYIWHGMMIQDMPNAVFIIGYTNASWTLGADATALTICRLLKDLEKRGSSAAVPRLSSSLATSIQPRRLLNLSSTYVTKAEKELPRAADRGPWLPRDNYFSDLWFAKYGNLDEQIEYLGEKKTQ from the coding sequence ATGACGGACTACGACGTGGTTATTGTGGGCGCTGGAATCTCCGGTATCAACGCCGCCTACCGTCTGCAAACTCAGCTTCCTCACCTTAGCTACGCCATCCTCGAGGCCCGCGACAATCTGGGTGGAACATGGGATCTTTTTAAATACCCCGGCATCCGCTCCGACTCGGATCTGTTCACATTTGGCTTCTCCTGGCACCCCTGGGACCAGGACAACGCGATCGCGGAGGGGCCTGCGATCGTCAATTACCTGAAGCGCACGACTGAGAAGTTTGGCATCGATGGCCACATCCAGTATGGACAGCGTCTACGCGGTGCCGACTGGTCTTCAAGCGACAACACCTGGTCGCTGACCGTCGAGAACACGGCCGACGAGCAGATGAAGACCCTCTCCTCCCGCTTCGTCATTTTCGGTACCGGTTACTACGATTACCAGACCCCCCTCCAGACGGAAATCCCAGGTCTCGACACTTTCGGCGGTCAGGTCGTCCACCCCCAGTTCTGGCCGGAAGACTTGGACTACTCGGATAAGCGCATTGTCATTATTGGCAGCGGTGCCACAGCCATCACGCTGCTTCCGAATCTGGTCGAGAAGGCAGAGCATGTCACTATGCTCCAGCGCAGTCCAACATATATCCTCGCTTTACCGAACAACCGCCCTATCACCGCGCGGATCTTCCCTGCTTTCATtgcccgccgcctcctccgcatTAGCTGGATGATCACGTCtcgcatcttcttccttttctgccAGGCCTTCCCGTGGCTTGCGCGCTCCATTCTCCGCCTCCGAACCAAGATGCTTCTGCCAAAGGATGTCCCATGGGACCCTCATTTCCGCCCAAGCTACAACCCCTGGGACCAGCGACTTTGTGTCTCGCCCGACGGCGATTTCTACAAAAGTCTGCATTCAGGCAAGGCCGCCGTAAAGACCGACCACATCTCCTCAGTCACACCAAAGGGTATCCAACTCAAGTCCGGCGAGTTCCTGGGCGCAGATATGATTGTCCCCGCGACCGGTCTTCGCTTGAGGATCGCAGGTGGCGCATCCATCAGCGTTGACGGTGCTCCTATCAACCTCCACGACAAGTATATCTGGCACGGCATGATGATTCAGGACATGCCGAACGCAGTGTTCATCATCGGATACACTAACGCCTCCTGGACTCTCGGTGCTGACGCCACAGCCCTTACCATTTGCCGACTTCTCAAGGACCTCGAGAAGCGTGGCTCCAGTGCCGCCGTGCCGCGTCTTTCGTCCTCGCTAGCAACATCTATCCAGCCGCGGCGGCTCCTCAATCTTTCCTCTACGTATGTCACCAAGGCAGAGAAGGAACTCCCGCGAGCAGCGGACCGGGGCCCTTGGCTACCGCGTGACAACTACTTTAGCGATCTGTGGTTTGCGAAATACGGCAATTTAGATGAACAGATAGAGTATttgggagagaagaagacACAATGA
- a CDS encoding SDR family oxidoreductase (COG:Q;~EggNog:ENOG410PPUC;~InterPro:IPR002347,IPR036291,IPR020904;~PFAM:PF00106,PF13561,PF08659;~TransMembrane:1 (o30-49i);~go_function: GO:0016491 - oxidoreductase activity [Evidence IEA];~go_process: GO:0055114 - oxidation-reduction process [Evidence IEA]) has protein sequence MSLSFEHLSLVLGQWLQPIVQQLPPSLQNILLHPLAPKAFLVVLALALLRLTNRALTSWSLNNGVSVGKWNADRELVLLTGGCSGIGKQMVLDLAKTGTRVVILDIQEPTFSLPSGVTFYKADITSSASIAEVAEKIRATQGDPTILINNAGVGHDGTILEKPEAKIRQTFEVNTVSHFLMVREFLPSMIAKNHGHIITIASMASFIGLGDMVEYSCTKASALAFHEGLRQELRLWYQAPKVRTTVVHPLWVRTPMIKVLTDAGSEFKQPILTPEMVSEAVVKQVVSQRSGQIILPSYYTPLSMLRALPNWFQEFARGVGSRDFIKLREWQQKQVKEQ, from the exons ATGTCGCTATCGTTCGAACACCTCTCACTTGTCCTCGGACAATGGCTACAGCCTATCGTTCAGCAGCTCCCGCCATCGCTGCAGAATATTCTGCTGCATCCGCTCGCTCCAAAAGCTTTTCTAGTGgtcctcgctctcgctcttctGCGCCTGACGAACCGCGCGCTCACCAGCTGGTCGCTGAACAATGGCGTGAGTGTTGGGAAGTGGAACGCCGACCGCGAACTAGTCCTCCTTACCGGAGGCTGTAGCGGTATTGGCAAGCAGATGGTGCTTGATTTGGCGAAGACGGGAACTCGGGTCGTGATTCTCGATATTCAGGAACCGACCTTTTCTCTGC CTTCCGGTGTCACTTTCTACAAAGCCGACATCACCTCCTCTGCCAGTATCGCCGAAGTCGCAGAAAAGATCCGCGCAACGCAGGGCGACCCCAcgatcctcatcaacaacgccggcGTTGGGCACGATGGCACAATTCTTGAGAAACCAGAGGCCAAGATCCGGCAAACCTTTGAGGTCAACACCGTCTCGCATTTCCTGATGGTGCGCGAGTTCCTACCAAGCATGATCGCAAAGAACCATGGCCATATAATCACGATCGCCTCCATGGCTAGTTTCATTGGTCTCGGAGACATGGTGGAGTACAGCTGTACCAAGGCGAGCGCACTCGCATTCCACGAGGGGCTGCGCCAGGAGCTGCGCCTATGGTACCAGGCTCCCAAGGTTCGAACTAC TGTTGTACACCCACTTTGGGTTCGCACGCCCATGATCAAGGTCCTGACCGACGCGGGTTCGGAATTCAAGCAACCAATCCTCACACCCGAAATGGTGTCTGAGGCGGTTGTGAAACAGGTTGTTTCCCAGCGCAGTGGACAAATTATCTTGCCGTCGTACTACACGCCGCTCAGCATGCTGCGCGCGCTGCCCAACTGGTTCCAGGAATTCGCGCGAGGAGTTGGATCCAGAGATTTCATCAAGTTGCGCGAGtggcagcagaagcaggtgAAGGAGCAGTAG
- a CDS encoding lipase/thioesterase family protein (CAZy:CE10;~COG:I;~EggNog:ENOG410PMK8;~InterPro:IPR029058,IPR013094;~MEROPS:MER0043003;~PFAM:PF10340,PF07859;~go_function: GO:0016787 - hydrolase activity [Evidence IEA]), protein MLTIAQKLDYIPALASVALTFVWAVLTLAFRAPEYPTHWLLHIGYAVFRKLTSRLSVAQMQYVLPASNLVYNRYIRSVRQKPLTVKLDHGAMGHWIGDPGAKNILVWYHGGGFALPANIGYFKFFANIVADCERSGKSLGIFALTYTLAPVATYPTQLRQAVEALRYVLVEKRHPIGNVMLGGDSAGGNLVCGVLSHLAHPHPEIDAIKLGKNSRLAGAVMIAPWTHLQPDHSDRVVDSRGDLITPVVGSIWGAGYIGDAPNDFYTDLSNAPPEWFAKFPIRKILVCAGEREILFPIIEDLVAKLRGSFKGSVDFCIGKGEGHVAPVYNLYLGDKRETQQGARAQKFIRELLEKN, encoded by the exons ATGCTCACGATCGCTCAGAAACTCGACTACATCCCTGCGTTAGCGTCTGTCGCGCTCACCTTTGTGTGGGCGGTCTTGACTCTCGCCTTTCGCGCGCCAGAGTATCCCACGCACTGGCTGCTGCACATTGGCTATGCCGTCTTTCGCAAGCTGACGTCGCGTCTGTCGGTGGCTCAGATGCA ATATGTCCTCCCTGCAAGCAACCTCGTGTACAACCGCTATATCCGCTCTGTGCGACAGAAGCCCCTGACAGTGAAACTCGATCATGGCGCAATGGGCCATTGGATTGGTGATCCTGGCGCGAAGAACATCCTAGTCTGGTATCACG GCGGCGGCTTTGCTCTCCCTGCAAATATTGGCTACTTCAAATTCTTCGCCAACATTGTCGCCGACTGCGAACGTAGTGGCAAATCGCTTGGAATATTTGCATTGACGTACACTCTGGCACCCGTGGCAACGTATCCCACGCAATTGCGACAGGCGGTTGAGGCTTTGCGCTACGTGCTCGTCGAGAAGCGTCACCCCATAGGCAATGTCATGCTTGGTGGCGACTCTGCTGGAGGCAACCTGGTCTGCGGTGTTCTGTCGCATCTGGCGCACCCTCACCCCGAAATCGATGCCATCAAACTCGGTAAAAATTCCCGCCTGGCCGGGGCTGTTATGATTGCCCCCTGGACACACTTGCAACCCGACCACAGCGACCGCGTTGTCGACTCACGCGGCGACCTGATTACCCCAGTTGTTGGGTCAATCTGGGGAGCCGGGTATATCGGCGACGCGCCAAACGATTTCTACACTGATCTTTCAAATGCGCCACCAGAGTGGTTTGCCAAGTTCCCCATTCGCAAGATCCTTGTGTGTGCTGGCGAGCGCGAGATTCTCTTCCCAATAATCGAGGATCTCGTCGCGAAGCTGCGCGGGAGCTTCAAGGGCAGCGTCGACTTTTGTATTGGCAAAGGCGAGGGCCATGTTGCGCCGGTCTACAATTTATATCTCGGTGACAAGAGGGAGACGCAGCAGGGCGCAAGGGCCCAGAAGTTTATTagggagttgttggagaagaaCTGA
- a CDS encoding putative 1-aminocyclopropane-1-carboxylate deaminase (COG:E;~EggNog:ENOG410PI5H;~InterPro:IPR036052,IPR027278,IPR005965,IPR001926;~PFAM:PF00291;~TransMembrane:1 (o195-220i);~go_function: GO:0008660 - 1-aminocyclopropane-1-carboxylate deaminase activity [Evidence IEA];~go_function: GO:0030170 - pyridoxal phosphate binding [Evidence IEA];~go_process: GO:0009310 - amine catabolic process [Evidence IEA]) produces MSTLTLPAPFSTIPRETFTFGPSPIQSLPNITKALGGKVTIYAKREDVNSGLAYGGNKTRKLEYLASDALAQGCDTLVSIGGFQSNHTRQVAAVARKMGMEVALVQEKWVDWEDVVYDKAGNIQLSRLMGADTRLDPSPFGIEHKDTLKGLEKEIRDKGGKPYYIPAGASDHPLGGLGFARWAFEVEAQEREMGVFFDTVIVCAVTGSTMAGMIAGFKFAQKANGSKKRKVIGIDASATVKQTFDQILRIAKFTGVKIGLEEGDITEEDVILDDRYHGGVYGVPDQTTVDAIKFGAETEAFITDPVYEGKSLAGMMDLVKRGEIPAGSNVLYAHLGGQLALNAYTGM; encoded by the coding sequence ATGAGTACTCTCACCCTCCCCGCCCccttctccaccatcccGCGTGAAACCTTCACATTCGGGCCCTCGCCCATCCAATCTCTACCCAACATAACCAAAGCACTCGGCGGCAAAGTCACCATCTACGCAAAGCGCGAAGACGTAAACTCAGGCCTAGCCTACGGCGGCAACAAGACCCGGAAACTGGAGTACCTTGCCTCCGACGCGCTCGCACAAGGATGCGACACGCTCGTCTCCATTGGCGGATTCCAGTCGAACCACACGCGCCAAGTCGCGGCCGTGGCGCGCAAGATGGGCATGGAGGTTGCGCTTGTGCAGGAGAAGTGGGTAGACTGGGAGGATGTGGTGTATGACAAGGCGGGGAATATCCAGCTGTCGAGGCTTATGGGTGCGGATACGCGTCTTGATCCATCGCCGTTTGGGATCGAGCATAAGGATACCTTGAAGGgtctggagaaggagattcgaGATAAAGGGGGGAAGCCGTACTATATCCCTGCTGGAGCATCGGATCACCCGCTGGGAGGGCTTGGTTTCGCGCGATGGGCGTTTGAGGTGGAGGCGCAGGAAAGAGAGATGGGGGTGTTTTTTGATACGGTTATTGTGTGTGCCGTGACGGGGAGTACGATGGCGGGGATGATCGCGGGGTTTAAATTTGCGCAGAAGGCGAATggatcgaagaagaggaaggtgatTGGGATTGATGCGTCGGCGACGGTGAAGCAGACGTTTGATCAGATCCTGCGAATTGCAAAGTTCACAGGGGTGAAGAttggcttggaggaaggGGATATCACAGAGGAAGATGTGATCCTGGATGATCGGTATCATGGGGGCGTGTATGGAGTTCCGGACCAGACGACGGTTGACGCGATCAAGTTTGGAGCGGAGACGGAAGCGTTCATTACGGATCCAGTTTATGAGGGAAAAAGTCTTGCTGGGATGATGGACTTGGTGAAAAGGGGCGAGATACCGGCTGGTTCGAATGTGCTTTATGCCCATCTCGGCGGGCAATTGGCTTTGAATGCTTACACCGGGATGTAA